A portion of the Bacteroides faecium genome contains these proteins:
- a CDS encoding MFS transporter — translation MAVKLWTVHFMRICVANLLLFISLYVLFPVLSVEMADRLGVPVAQTGVIFLFFTLGMFLIGPFHAYLVDAYKRKSVCIFSFALMVAATVGYAFVTNITELILLSTVQGLAFGIATTAGITLAIDITNSTLRSAGNVSFSWVARLGMILGIILGVWLYQSYSFQNLLSVSVITGAAGILVVSGVYVPFRAPIVTKLYSFDRFLLLRSWVPAINMILITFVPGLLIPLVHPFLNDSVLGTTGIPVPFFAGVGIGYLVSLFLARLFFMKEKTLRLVIIGIGLEMLAMSLLNVTASVVAPSILLGLGLGLIMPEFLVMFVKLSHHCQRGTANTTHLLASEIGISLGIAATCYMDMDTDKMLHIGQMVASIALVFFVIVTYPYYIRKKVR, via the coding sequence ATGGCAGTTAAATTGTGGACAGTACATTTTATGCGGATATGTGTAGCTAATTTGCTGTTGTTTATATCCTTGTATGTGTTATTCCCAGTACTTTCCGTTGAGATGGCTGACCGTCTCGGAGTGCCGGTCGCACAGACAGGAGTAATCTTTCTCTTTTTCACGCTGGGAATGTTCCTTATCGGTCCTTTCCATGCCTACCTCGTAGATGCATACAAACGTAAGAGTGTGTGTATATTCTCTTTTGCCCTGATGGTAGCGGCAACGGTAGGTTATGCTTTTGTCACCAACATAACGGAACTTATCCTGTTGAGCACCGTACAGGGATTAGCATTCGGCATAGCCACAACAGCAGGCATCACCCTGGCAATCGACATCACTAACTCCACACTGCGCAGTGCGGGGAATGTCAGTTTCTCATGGGTGGCACGCCTGGGAATGATTCTGGGTATCATCCTCGGAGTATGGCTCTATCAGAGTTATTCCTTCCAAAATCTGCTGTCCGTCTCCGTTATCACCGGAGCAGCGGGAATCCTCGTAGTGTCTGGTGTCTATGTACCTTTCCGCGCGCCGATTGTCACCAAGCTCTATTCCTTCGACCGCTTCTTGCTGTTGCGGAGTTGGGTTCCTGCCATCAATATGATTCTGATTACGTTCGTGCCGGGACTACTGATTCCGCTTGTTCATCCTTTCCTTAACGACTCTGTACTCGGAACTACGGGAATCCCCGTACCTTTCTTTGCAGGAGTGGGAATCGGATACCTCGTATCCCTGTTCCTGGCACGTCTGTTCTTTATGAAAGAGAAAACGCTCAGACTGGTCATTATAGGAATCGGACTGGAAATGCTGGCTATGTCCCTGTTGAATGTCACTGCATCCGTAGTTGCCCCTTCCATACTTCTGGGGCTCGGACTGGGACTTATCATGCCGGAATTCCTGGTCATGTTTGTGAAACTGTCCCATCACTGCCAGCGTGGAACGGCAAACACCACCCATCTTCTCGCAAGTGAAATCGGTATCTCTTTAGGTATCGCCGCTACGTGCTACATGGATATGGATACCGACAAGATGCTTCATATCGGACAGATGGTAGCTTCGATAGCTTTAGTGTTTTTCGTCATTGTGACGTATCCTTATTATATAAGAAAGAAAGTGAGATAA
- the panB gene encoding 3-methyl-2-oxobutanoate hydroxymethyltransferase produces MAGYISDDTRKVTTHRLVEMKQRGEKISMLTSYDYTMAQIVDGAGMDVILVGDSASNVMAGNVTTLPITLDQMIYHAKSVVRGVKRAMVVVDMPFGSYQGNEMEGLASAIRIMKESHADALKLEGGEEIIDTVKRIVSAGIPVMGHLGLMPQSINKYGTYTVRAKDDAEADKLISDAHLLEEAGCFAIVLEKIPATLAERVAGELTIPIIGIGAGGHVDGQVLVIQDMLGMNNGFRPRFLRRYADLYTVMTDAVSRYVSDVKNCYFPNEKEQY; encoded by the coding sequence ATGGCTGGTTATATATCAGATGACACAAGAAAGGTAACTACTCATCGCTTGGTTGAAATGAAACAGAGAGGCGAAAAGATTTCTATGCTTACTTCCTATGACTACACAATGGCACAGATTGTAGACGGTGCGGGAATGGATGTTATCCTCGTTGGCGACTCCGCTTCCAATGTAATGGCAGGTAACGTAACCACGCTGCCTATCACGCTCGACCAAATGATTTATCACGCTAAATCCGTAGTACGTGGTGTAAAACGTGCCATGGTAGTCGTTGATATGCCTTTCGGTTCCTATCAGGGCAACGAAATGGAAGGACTTGCTTCCGCTATCCGCATCATGAAAGAGAGTCACGCCGACGCTTTGAAACTGGAAGGCGGAGAAGAAATTATCGACACGGTGAAACGCATTGTCAGTGCAGGTATTCCGGTGATGGGACACTTGGGATTGATGCCACAGTCTATCAATAAATACGGAACTTATACTGTACGCGCCAAAGACGACGCTGAAGCAGACAAACTGATTAGCGATGCTCATTTGCTTGAAGAAGCAGGTTGTTTCGCCATCGTGCTCGAAAAGATTCCGGCAACCCTTGCCGAACGCGTAGCCGGTGAGCTGACCATACCTATTATCGGTATCGGTGCAGGTGGTCATGTAGACGGCCAGGTACTGGTTATCCAGGATATGCTTGGCATGAACAACGGCTTCCGTCCCCGTTTCTTACGTCGTTACGCCGACTTGTACACGGTGATGACCGATGCCGTCAGCCGTTACGTATCCGACGTGAAGAATTGCTACTTCCCCAACGAGAAGGAACAATATTAA
- a CDS encoding HAD family hydrolase, whose product MNTTKTIAALFDFDGVIMDTETQYTVFWNEQGLTYLNEEDFGRQIKGQTLAQIYEKHFSTLPEAQQEITAKLNVFEKKMSYEYIPGVEAFIADLRRHDVKIAVVTSSNEEKMQNVYNAHPEFKGMVDRILTGEMFARSKPAPDCFLLGMEIFESTPENTYVFEDSFHGLQAGMTSGATVIGLATTNSREAITGKAHYIMDDFTGMTYDKLLTLHR is encoded by the coding sequence ATGAATACAACAAAGACAATTGCGGCACTGTTCGACTTCGACGGTGTCATTATGGATACAGAGACACAGTACACCGTTTTTTGGAACGAACAAGGACTGACATATCTGAACGAAGAAGATTTCGGACGCCAAATCAAGGGACAAACCCTGGCGCAAATCTACGAGAAACACTTCTCGACTCTTCCCGAAGCACAGCAGGAAATCACAGCGAAACTTAACGTCTTCGAGAAGAAAATGTCCTACGAATACATCCCTGGTGTAGAAGCCTTTATCGCCGACCTGCGCCGTCATGACGTAAAGATAGCCGTAGTCACCAGCTCCAACGAGGAAAAGATGCAGAACGTCTACAATGCCCATCCCGAATTTAAAGGAATGGTAGACCGTATCCTCACCGGTGAAATGTTTGCCCGTTCCAAACCCGCTCCCGACTGTTTCCTCTTGGGAATGGAAATATTTGAATCCACCCCCGAAAACACATACGTTTTTGAAGATTCCTTCCACGGCCTGCAAGCAGGAATGACTTCAGGCGCAACCGTTATCGGGCTCGCCACCACCAACTCCCGCGAAGCTATCACCGGAAAAGCCCACTATATCATGGACGACTTTACCGGAATGACCTACGATAAGCTCTTGACGCTGCACCGTTGA
- a CDS encoding MATE family efflux transporter, whose amino-acid sequence MSKNDPHILGKESIGKLLLQYSIPAIIGMTITSIYNIIDSIFIGHGVGPMAIAGLAISFPLMNLVVAFCTLVSAGGSTLASIRLGQKDMQGATEILSHTLMLCITNSFFFGILSFIFLDDILTFFGASPDTLPYARSFMQVILLGTPITYTMIGLNNVMRATGYPKKAMLTSMVTVVANIILAPIFIFHFEWGMRGAATATVISQLIGMVWVVSHFMKKDSTVHFEGKVWKMKRRIVESIFAIGMSPFLMNVCACAIVIIINNSLQEYGGDMAIGAYGIINRLLTLYVMIVLGLTMGMQPIVGYNFGAQKIDRVKQTLKLGIISGVVITSSGFLICEFFPHAVSALFTDNDELIGLAVEGLRLTVLMFPFVGAQIVIGNFFQSIGKAKISIFLSLTRQLLYLLPCLLLFPNWWGLGLKGIWISMPVSDALAFITAVVSLMIYIKKVSKQQNVIAE is encoded by the coding sequence ATGAGCAAGAACGACCCACATATCTTAGGAAAAGAGAGTATCGGCAAACTGCTGTTACAATATTCCATTCCTGCTATTATAGGAATGACGATTACTTCTATCTATAATATTATTGATAGTATTTTTATCGGGCATGGGGTCGGCCCGATGGCTATTGCGGGATTGGCTATCAGTTTTCCGCTGATGAATCTTGTGGTCGCTTTCTGTACGTTGGTGTCGGCGGGCGGTTCTACGCTTGCTTCTATCCGGTTGGGGCAAAAGGATATGCAGGGGGCTACGGAAATTCTGTCACATACGCTGATGCTCTGTATCACGAATTCTTTCTTCTTCGGGATATTGTCTTTTATCTTTTTGGATGATATATTGACTTTCTTCGGGGCGAGTCCTGATACGTTGCCTTATGCACGTAGCTTTATGCAGGTCATTTTATTGGGAACTCCTATTACTTATACGATGATAGGATTGAACAACGTGATGCGTGCTACCGGCTATCCGAAGAAGGCGATGCTTACTTCTATGGTGACGGTGGTGGCTAATATCATCCTCGCTCCTATCTTTATCTTCCACTTTGAATGGGGAATGCGCGGAGCGGCTACGGCAACGGTCATTTCGCAGTTGATTGGTATGGTATGGGTAGTGAGCCATTTTATGAAGAAAGACAGCACGGTGCATTTTGAAGGAAAGGTATGGAAGATGAAGCGAAGAATCGTGGAGAGTATTTTCGCTATCGGTATGTCACCGTTCCTGATGAATGTTTGTGCGTGTGCTATTGTTATTATTATCAATAACAGTTTGCAGGAATACGGGGGCGATATGGCTATCGGTGCATATGGTATCATCAACCGGTTGCTGACGCTTTATGTCATGATTGTATTGGGATTGACGATGGGTATGCAGCCGATTGTCGGTTATAACTTCGGGGCACAGAAGATAGACCGGGTGAAGCAGACGTTGAAGCTGGGGATTATCTCGGGAGTGGTTATCACGAGCAGCGGTTTCCTGATTTGTGAGTTTTTCCCGCATGCAGTGTCCGCGCTCTTTACGGATAATGATGAACTAATCGGACTTGCCGTAGAAGGGCTTCGCTTGACGGTGTTGATGTTCCCATTCGTAGGGGCACAGATTGTTATCGGTAACTTCTTCCAAAGTATCGGCAAGGCGAAAATCAGTATTTTCCTTTCACTGACAAGGCAGTTGCTTTATTTATTGCCTTGCTTGTTGCTTTTCCCTAATTGGTGGGGATTAGGATTAAAAGGGATTTGGATTAGTATGCCGGTATCGGATGCATTAGCGTTTATTACAGCGGTTGTCAGTTTGATGATTTATATTAAGAAGGTGTCAAAACAACAAAATGTGATAGCAGAATAA
- a CDS encoding ABC transporter permease, giving the protein MRQIYYTIRTLLRERGSNIIRVISLSLGLTIGILLFSQIAFELNYEQCYPDAERLALVRCQVTNSSTGETAGDEGGTSYDYTVFDVTAATLAQDMPNEIEMASCVFPFGGANIYKEDKLLSGINYIYADTCFFQTFGIPVLKGNPKDMIMPGSVFVSEHFARETFGDENPVGKVLSIQKQEELTIRGIYKDVPENTMLTHDFVISIYQNGGYYAGAGWNGNDVFYAFLRLRNVSDIDKVNANIQRVIGKYTSLEFDGWKTQFSVIPLVKRHLDSPDVQKRLVIYGFLGFAIFFVAIMNYMLISIATLSRRAKGVGVHKCNGASSANIFNMFLAETGILIIISILLSFLLIINTRGLIEDLLSVRLSSLFTWETLWVPLLTVFVLFILAGGIPGRLFSRIPVTQVFRRYTDGKKGWKRSLLFVQFTGVSFVLGLLLVTLLQYSHLMNRDMGIVVPGLAQAQTWLPKESVEHVKDELRRQPMVEGVTVAINGVLGEYWTRGLIGNDGKRIATLNFNSCHYNYPEVMGIKIIEGTTIKKQDDLLVNEELVRLMKWTDGAVGKKLNDVQGTIVGVFRDIRNTSFYASQSPIVLIGDENANHAFDVRLKEPYDENLKRLNEFVESTFPNVSLRFVLVDSMVKDIYKNVYRFRNSVWITSGFILLIVIMGLIGYVNDETQRRSKEIAIRKVNGAEASHVLRLLTRDILYVSVISILIGTVVSYFAGQAWLDQFAEQIDLNPLLFVGTALSVQLLIVICVVLKAWHIANENPVNSIKAE; this is encoded by the coding sequence ATGAGACAAATCTACTATACTATACGTACATTATTGCGTGAACGAGGGTCGAATATCATAAGGGTAATCTCCCTTTCTTTAGGGCTTACCATTGGTATTCTGCTTTTCTCGCAGATAGCTTTCGAGCTAAATTATGAGCAATGCTATCCGGACGCGGAACGCTTGGCACTCGTACGTTGTCAGGTAACCAACTCCAGCACAGGTGAGACAGCGGGTGATGAGGGTGGAACCAGTTATGACTATACCGTCTTTGATGTGACAGCCGCTACTTTGGCGCAGGATATGCCAAATGAAATAGAAATGGCCAGTTGTGTCTTTCCTTTTGGTGGCGCTAATATCTATAAGGAAGACAAACTTTTGTCCGGCATAAATTACATCTATGCAGATACCTGTTTCTTTCAGACTTTCGGCATCCCTGTACTGAAAGGAAATCCGAAAGACATGATTATGCCCGGAAGTGTTTTTGTGTCAGAGCATTTTGCCCGTGAGACGTTCGGAGATGAAAATCCTGTCGGGAAAGTACTTTCTATTCAGAAACAAGAAGAACTGACCATTCGCGGCATATACAAGGACGTACCGGAAAACACGATGCTTACTCATGACTTCGTAATTTCCATCTATCAGAATGGGGGATATTACGCGGGAGCCGGCTGGAACGGGAATGATGTTTTTTATGCGTTCCTTCGCTTGCGCAATGTTTCGGATATTGATAAGGTGAACGCTAATATCCAGCGGGTGATTGGGAAATATACCTCTTTGGAATTTGATGGTTGGAAAACGCAATTTAGTGTCATTCCGTTAGTGAAACGTCATTTGGATTCTCCCGATGTGCAGAAACGGTTGGTTATTTACGGATTTCTAGGCTTTGCTATCTTCTTTGTGGCTATTATGAATTATATGCTTATATCCATTGCCACATTGAGCCGTCGTGCGAAAGGGGTAGGAGTGCATAAGTGCAATGGAGCCAGTTCGGCAAATATCTTCAATATGTTTTTGGCAGAGACGGGAATACTTATTATCATTTCCATATTGCTTAGTTTCTTGCTGATAATTAATACACGTGGCTTGATTGAAGACTTGCTTTCCGTACGTCTTTCCTCACTTTTTACTTGGGAAACGTTGTGGGTGCCGCTACTTACTGTCTTCGTGCTTTTCATTTTGGCAGGCGGCATACCGGGGCGGTTGTTCTCACGTATTCCTGTCACGCAAGTGTTCCGTCGTTATACTGACGGGAAGAAAGGCTGGAAACGTTCGTTGTTGTTTGTGCAATTTACAGGGGTTTCTTTTGTCTTGGGGTTGCTGTTAGTCACCTTATTGCAGTATAGTCATTTGATGAACCGGGACATGGGGATTGTCGTGCCCGGATTGGCCCAGGCACAAACATGGCTTCCCAAAGAATCGGTAGAGCATGTCAAAGATGAACTTCGTCGTCAGCCGATGGTGGAAGGAGTGACGGTTGCCATAAATGGCGTACTTGGTGAGTACTGGACGCGCGGACTGATAGGAAATGACGGCAAACGCATTGCTACACTGAATTTTAACTCTTGCCATTATAATTATCCCGAAGTAATGGGAATCAAGATAATTGAAGGAACTACGATAAAGAAGCAGGATGATTTGCTGGTAAATGAGGAACTGGTGCGTCTGATGAAATGGACGGACGGGGCAGTAGGTAAAAAGTTGAATGATGTTCAGGGAACGATTGTGGGTGTTTTTCGTGACATTCGCAACACCAGCTTTTATGCGTCTCAATCTCCTATCGTCCTGATAGGAGATGAGAATGCAAATCATGCGTTCGATGTCCGTCTGAAAGAACCTTATGACGAAAACCTGAAACGTCTGAACGAATTTGTGGAAAGTACCTTCCCGAATGTATCCTTACGCTTTGTCTTAGTAGACAGCATGGTGAAAGACATATATAAGAATGTGTACCGCTTCCGTAATTCCGTCTGGATTACTTCCGGCTTTATTTTGTTGATTGTCATCATGGGACTGATAGGCTACGTGAACGACGAAACCCAACGCCGCAGCAAGGAGATAGCTATCCGGAAAGTGAACGGTGCTGAGGCTTCCCACGTCCTGCGGCTACTGACACGTGACATCTTGTATGTTTCTGTAATTTCTATCCTGATAGGTACAGTTGTCTCTTATTTTGCGGGACAGGCATGGCTCGACCAGTTTGCCGAGCAGATTGATTTGAATCCGTTGCTTTTTGTAGGCACAGCCCTTTCTGTTCAATTATTGATTGTAATTTGTGTTGTTCTGAAAGCATGGCATATTGCCAATGAGAATCCGGTGAATAGCATCAAAGCGGAATAG
- a CDS encoding ABC transporter ATP-binding protein, whose amino-acid sequence MIKIENVSKVFRTSEVETVALNHVNVEVKEGEFVAIMGPSGCGKSTLLNILGLLDNPTEGSYQLMGQEVAGLKEKERTHVRKGKLGFVFQSFNLIDELNVYENVELPLTYLGLKASERRCMVEDILKRMNISHRAKHFPQQLSGGQQQRVAIARAVVTNPKLILADEPTGNLDSKNGAEVMNLLTELNKEGTTIIMVTHSQHDASFAHRTVHLFDGSIVASVTA is encoded by the coding sequence ATGATTAAGATTGAAAACGTCAGTAAAGTATTCCGTACTTCCGAAGTAGAGACGGTCGCATTGAATCATGTCAATGTTGAAGTGAAAGAAGGAGAATTTGTAGCCATTATGGGACCTTCGGGGTGTGGCAAATCCACCTTGTTGAATATCCTCGGACTATTGGATAATCCCACCGAAGGTTCGTATCAGTTGATGGGGCAGGAAGTTGCCGGACTGAAAGAAAAGGAACGTACTCATGTGCGCAAGGGTAAATTAGGCTTCGTGTTCCAAAGTTTCAACCTGATAGACGAACTGAATGTCTATGAGAATGTAGAACTTCCGCTCACTTACCTGGGGCTTAAGGCATCCGAACGTCGCTGCATGGTAGAAGACATTCTGAAAAGAATGAATATCAGTCACCGCGCTAAGCACTTTCCCCAACAACTTTCCGGTGGTCAGCAACAACGTGTAGCCATTGCCCGCGCCGTAGTGACCAATCCTAAATTAATCCTTGCCGATGAGCCTACGGGTAATCTTGACTCCAAGAACGGTGCGGAAGTAATGAATCTGCTGACAGAACTGAATAAGGAAGGAACTACCATTATTATGGTGACCCACTCACAACACGATGCAAGCTTTGCTCATCGTACTGTGCATTTATTCGACGGAAGTATCGTAGCAAGTGTAACGGCATAA
- a CDS encoding ABC transporter permease has translation MNSIKIISMTLGIFVGILLFSCVKFQLSYYNFCFQPERLYVAYMDGPYTYGPFSAAMRDNFPEEVEDATILRDMGTNVFYNGNVRLTEPMIYADGHLFSTLGLKLLAGKAEELVRPDVLFISRSLAEKIGEGKSLESVIGKTLSVDRKEPMMIRGIFENVGENTDIHFNVVAPMSQLWNQARGGWGSDISYMSIIRFREPDKDIAAVETRIPDMLKKYMADSSNNKKKFNSFSFRPLLEFHTANPTVRLMILMMSVLGVVILLVAAFDYVLIAVSSLARRAKSIGVHKCCGATDSNIFRMFLTETAFILLISVLLTALLIFQFREFVEEIIAIRLSSLFTWQTLWVPMVVLLSVFILAGVMPASIFASIPVTQVFRRYAERKTSWKRPLLFIQFVGMTFILSFLMVVFLQYRMAMNKDLGYRPERVVMCWHKFGSDRQNAKSFFMNLPMVEEYGVARQPIWSGWAGDEFSVGEGRTIQGRLEWIGDDFVPMMGIQILYGKNVISAKEALVNEEFVRQAGWTDEPVGKQLSVWGKEITIVGVMKNFSVQSVYHPQYPVLLLGSGSDSNPGLHYIRLKEPFDDNLKRLNELMAETFPTDDFVFYSLTQKLDAQYTDITRFRNAVLLASISIFFIALMGLLGYVGDEIRFCRKEIAIRKVNGADTFGILKLFSTNILWTALPAALVGAVLAHWAGMKWLQQFSDSVNPGIGAFAGVVAFVLVVIWVCVILKAWHVANENPVNSIANE, from the coding sequence ATGAATAGTATCAAAATTATCTCGATGACTTTAGGGATATTTGTTGGTATTCTGCTGTTTTCGTGTGTGAAGTTTCAATTGAGCTATTACAATTTTTGTTTTCAACCCGAACGGCTATATGTTGCATATATGGATGGTCCTTATACTTATGGTCCCTTCTCTGCTGCTATGCGCGATAATTTCCCGGAAGAAGTGGAGGATGCTACAATATTGAGAGATATGGGGACTAATGTTTTTTATAATGGCAACGTCCGTTTGACGGAACCTATGATATATGCTGACGGGCATTTATTCTCCACATTGGGTTTGAAGCTGTTAGCGGGTAAGGCAGAAGAGCTGGTCCGTCCTGATGTTTTATTCATTTCCCGTTCGTTGGCAGAAAAAATAGGAGAAGGGAAAAGTCTTGAGAGTGTCATAGGTAAGACTTTGTCTGTCGACCGTAAAGAACCGATGATGATACGTGGTATTTTTGAAAATGTGGGAGAAAATACGGATATACATTTTAACGTAGTGGCTCCGATGAGCCAGTTGTGGAATCAGGCTCGTGGCGGGTGGGGGAGCGATATTAGTTATATGTCGATTATTCGTTTCCGCGAACCGGATAAAGATATAGCAGCGGTAGAGACGCGAATACCTGATATGCTTAAAAAGTATATGGCTGATTCCTCTAATAATAAAAAGAAATTCAATAGCTTTTCTTTCCGTCCATTATTAGAATTTCATACTGCCAATCCGACAGTCCGGCTCATGATACTAATGATGTCGGTATTGGGCGTTGTCATTTTGTTGGTTGCAGCTTTTGATTATGTACTTATTGCTGTATCGTCCTTAGCCCGGCGGGCTAAGTCTATCGGAGTGCATAAATGCTGTGGTGCGACTGATAGTAATATCTTCAGGATGTTTCTGACAGAAACAGCTTTTATTCTTTTAATTTCTGTGTTACTGACTGCGTTGCTTATATTTCAGTTTCGGGAATTTGTAGAAGAAATCATTGCGATACGTTTAAGTTCGCTCTTTACGTGGCAAACGCTTTGGGTGCCTATGGTTGTACTTCTATCAGTTTTTATATTAGCGGGAGTTATGCCGGCAAGCATATTCGCGTCTATTCCTGTGACACAAGTCTTTCGCCGTTATGCCGAACGTAAAACTTCTTGGAAACGTCCGTTATTGTTTATCCAATTTGTTGGCATGACTTTTATTTTGAGTTTCCTTATGGTTGTATTTCTCCAATACCGGATGGCAATGAATAAGGATTTGGGATACCGTCCGGAACGTGTCGTTATGTGTTGGCATAAGTTCGGGAGTGACCGGCAAAACGCAAAGAGCTTCTTTATGAACCTGCCTATGGTTGAGGAATATGGAGTGGCGCGGCAACCTATCTGGTCTGGTTGGGCTGGGGATGAGTTTAGTGTTGGGGAAGGGCGGACTATTCAAGGCCGGTTGGAATGGATAGGAGATGATTTTGTACCTATGATGGGGATACAGATACTATATGGTAAGAATGTGATATCTGCGAAAGAAGCTTTGGTGAATGAAGAATTCGTACGTCAGGCGGGGTGGACGGACGAACCGGTCGGGAAGCAATTATCCGTATGGGGTAAAGAGATAACCATTGTTGGTGTAATGAAGAATTTCTCTGTTCAAAGTGTGTATCATCCTCAATATCCGGTATTGTTGTTGGGAAGTGGGAGTGATTCAAACCCCGGGCTTCACTATATCCGTTTAAAAGAGCCGTTTGATGATAACTTGAAAAGGCTGAATGAATTGATGGCAGAGACTTTCCCAACAGATGATTTTGTCTTTTATTCACTGACTCAGAAATTAGATGCCCAATATACGGATATTACCCGTTTTCGGAACGCAGTACTTTTGGCTTCGATTTCTATATTCTTTATAGCGTTGATGGGATTATTGGGATATGTAGGCGATGAAATCCGCTTTTGTAGAAAAGAGATAGCTATTCGTAAAGTGAATGGTGCGGATACTTTCGGCATATTGAAATTGTTTTCTACAAACATATTGTGGACAGCACTTCCTGCGGCACTTGTTGGTGCAGTACTGGCTCATTGGGCAGGCATGAAGTGGTTGCAGCAATTTAGCGATTCTGTGAATCCGGGTATTGGGGCATTTGCAGGAGTCGTGGCGTTTGTATTAGTGGTGATATGGGTATGTGTCATACTTAAAGCATGGCATGTGGCTAATGAAAATCCGGTGAATAGTATTGCAAATGAATAA
- a CDS encoding metallophosphoesterase family protein, whose protein sequence is MMRKSLYALLSCLLLSGCGMIDYHPYDVRISGETNVNAHNIEKIEANCKGKTTLRFVTMGDSQRWYDETEDFVKEINKRDDIDFVIHGGDMSDFGVTKEFLWQRDIMNGLKVPYVAIIGNHDCLGTGEETYKAVFGSTNFSFIAGNVKFVCLNTNALEYDYSEPVPNFTFMEQEITNRSDEFEKTVISMHARPYTDVFNDNVAKVFHRYVTEYPGIQFCTAAHTHHYRDDVIFDDGIHYITSDCMDCRSYLVFTITPEKYEYELVKY, encoded by the coding sequence ATGATGAGAAAAAGTTTATATGCGCTCTTGTCGTGTCTGTTACTTTCCGGATGCGGTATGATAGATTATCATCCGTACGATGTCCGAATCAGCGGCGAAACAAATGTCAATGCACACAATATCGAAAAGATAGAAGCGAATTGCAAAGGTAAGACTACGCTACGCTTCGTAACCATGGGCGATTCACAACGTTGGTATGACGAAACGGAAGATTTCGTGAAAGAGATTAATAAACGGGATGATATTGATTTCGTCATTCACGGCGGAGATATGAGCGACTTCGGAGTGACGAAAGAGTTCCTTTGGCAACGCGATATTATGAACGGGCTTAAAGTGCCTTATGTAGCTATTATCGGAAACCATGACTGCTTGGGTACGGGAGAAGAAACATACAAAGCCGTATTCGGATCGACCAACTTTTCTTTCATAGCCGGTAATGTAAAATTTGTCTGCCTGAATACTAATGCGCTGGAATATGATTATTCCGAGCCTGTCCCGAATTTCACTTTTATGGAGCAGGAGATAACAAACAGAAGCGATGAGTTTGAAAAAACGGTAATCAGCATGCACGCGCGCCCCTACACAGATGTGTTTAATGACAATGTAGCCAAGGTGTTTCATCGTTATGTCACCGAATATCCGGGAATACAATTCTGTACGGCCGCCCATACTCACCACTATCGGGATGATGTCATTTTTGATGATGGAATACATTATATCACCAGTGACTGCATGGATTGCCGCAGTTATCTGGTATTTACCATAACCCCGGAAAAATACGAATATGAACTGGTTAAATACTAA